Proteins from a genomic interval of Paenibacillus sp. FSL H8-0048:
- a CDS encoding fibronectin type III domain-containing protein: protein MTNIHNAPPFIRVNGLLAEISRHIREQIESIEQQIQQFSQHAVAIGNSDIEAIQSSIRSSGKKPAIIAVGQLNLESSVTFGSAEQPVIVIVDGMNTNRNLNVTVYGSLILRGGLNANTALDVNVINPAPDENLGNLWVQGTVHLNNNSNVHVDNELFAGSLVYNNGSLDLSAKRIVVQGNMNINTLVTMNVDEEMSIGEVVSNNSKAELNVTKGDLFVRDNVSVNNHLNITTGGLFAVGGNVISNQRPIIHTGNEHAGRTLLKYVLSGLKAEYYSGNDFTGKKAVKVDESISLAGQPVLGVPGIADQHFSVRWTGQIQPNYTDQYTFSARTSGGVRLWVNDQLLVDAWTTKQHVEQGTIQLEAGKKYDLKMEYANDMGNPQASLLWESEQQTREVVPSVSLRPFSIPAVNASATDTSITLSWPSLFNADGYEIEFDKEVTVLGSEPGFTKGGLSPGTEHFYRIRAISGDIKGEWSIASSYWTLPAAPLNIQMKATSHTITLEWEPVIGATSYEIEVNNSTKNIGAVLTYQETDLNPNMPKVFRIRAVNSSGAGAWSEVVTKTTLVGVPSKLQGTADEQSVHLHWDAVSGAASYDLEVDGVVSNNIMDNSYIHDNLQSNSKHSYRVRAKNNDGISEWSNTITVHTLPGVPQNLTAQVEGSSVHVAWDPVTGATGYDIEVDGDVLDNELKLEFTHSQLALNSEHTYRVRARNEERVGSWTQTMVYSTHAGVPANIQTSAKSNEITITWDIVAGALSYDIELDGATIRNISDNLYIHKKLEPFSTHKYRVRAVNAAGAAEWSKYVSATTTFGKPSNLKALAKNTSIELTWDKVESATGYDLLVDGEVLNNEESLSYKHTGLEPYSWHNYRVRAKQGSFLGEWSEPLTISTVLGIPGNVKTETKSNQIRLSWDSVKGATGYEIEADGTMIDNGSKIAFTHTGLLPNTKHNYRIRAKNTQVVSDWSEWTTIITGVTAPEVPKNLRGDVTVNSVQLVWDSVNGASGYDLEVDGQIISNFNLLEYTHSGLEPNTMHAYRVRAKNAGATSDWSELLKKTTTPAVTIKPEKDSPLNFVMIIPYKSDKSERRVTVTYNAKDLEVMDLRAETPEMELGTGNIAGTPIHVIQFEPGKIVFNVQMSNKAAMNTIIFTALTNQFTKVTYTIE, encoded by the coding sequence ATGACCAACATACACAACGCTCCGCCTTTTATCAGGGTGAACGGCCTGCTGGCAGAAATCTCCCGCCATATCCGCGAACAAATAGAATCTATTGAACAACAAATACAGCAGTTTAGCCAACATGCAGTGGCAATAGGAAATTCGGATATTGAAGCTATACAAAGCTCTATCCGCTCCAGCGGCAAGAAGCCTGCAATTATTGCAGTCGGACAATTGAATTTAGAATCAAGCGTGACGTTCGGAAGCGCAGAACAGCCTGTCATTGTAATCGTCGACGGTATGAATACGAACCGGAATCTGAATGTAACGGTGTACGGGTCGTTAATTCTCCGTGGAGGATTAAATGCCAATACAGCGTTGGATGTTAATGTTATCAACCCTGCACCAGATGAGAATCTAGGTAACCTATGGGTACAGGGGACGGTGCATTTAAATAATAATTCCAATGTACATGTAGATAATGAATTGTTTGCAGGTTCTCTGGTTTATAACAATGGTTCGCTCGATCTATCCGCGAAACGGATAGTAGTACAAGGCAATATGAATATCAATACTTTGGTAACTATGAATGTAGACGAAGAAATGTCTATTGGAGAAGTGGTGTCCAATAATTCAAAAGCAGAACTGAATGTAACCAAGGGTGATCTGTTCGTCCGGGACAATGTCAGTGTGAATAATCATCTGAATATCACCACGGGCGGATTATTTGCAGTAGGCGGTAATGTCATCTCGAACCAAAGACCTATAATACATACGGGAAATGAGCATGCTGGACGTACATTGTTGAAGTATGTTCTATCGGGCCTTAAGGCCGAGTATTACAGCGGCAATGATTTTACGGGCAAGAAGGCCGTGAAGGTGGATGAATCTATTTCTTTGGCTGGCCAACCTGTTCTGGGTGTGCCGGGAATAGCAGACCAGCATTTCTCAGTAAGATGGACAGGGCAAATTCAACCTAACTATACAGATCAATATACCTTTTCCGCCAGAACGTCAGGTGGAGTCAGACTCTGGGTGAATGATCAGCTTCTGGTGGATGCCTGGACAACGAAGCAGCATGTGGAGCAAGGCACCATACAGCTTGAAGCCGGTAAAAAATATGACCTGAAGATGGAATACGCTAATGATATGGGCAACCCTCAGGCCAGCTTATTGTGGGAGAGCGAGCAACAGACTCGTGAAGTGGTTCCCTCTGTATCTTTAAGACCTTTTTCTATACCTGCAGTAAATGCGAGTGCAACAGACACATCGATTACCCTCAGCTGGCCTTCTTTGTTTAATGCGGACGGCTATGAGATCGAATTTGATAAGGAAGTTACCGTCCTTGGCAGTGAACCTGGGTTTACCAAGGGGGGGCTTAGTCCGGGAACTGAGCATTTCTACCGTATCCGGGCAATCAGCGGAGACATCAAAGGGGAGTGGTCGATAGCTTCATCTTATTGGACCTTACCAGCTGCACCGCTGAATATTCAAATGAAGGCAACAAGCCATACCATTACTCTCGAATGGGAGCCGGTGATTGGAGCCACAAGTTATGAAATAGAGGTTAATAACAGCACGAAGAATATAGGAGCCGTGCTAACTTACCAGGAGACTGATCTGAATCCGAACATGCCCAAAGTATTCCGTATCCGGGCGGTGAACAGCAGCGGAGCAGGAGCATGGAGCGAAGTAGTTACGAAGACCACTCTGGTTGGAGTGCCTTCCAAGCTGCAGGGGACGGCAGATGAGCAGTCTGTTCATCTGCACTGGGATGCTGTATCAGGAGCCGCCTCCTATGATTTGGAGGTAGACGGAGTTGTTAGTAATAACATCATGGATAATTCGTATATACATGACAACCTGCAATCTAACAGCAAGCACAGCTATCGTGTACGAGCTAAGAACAATGATGGAATCAGTGAATGGAGCAATACCATCACCGTGCATACTCTGCCTGGAGTTCCGCAGAATCTTACAGCACAAGTGGAAGGAAGCTCTGTACATGTGGCTTGGGACCCGGTTACCGGAGCAACGGGGTATGACATCGAGGTAGATGGAGACGTTCTTGATAATGAATTGAAGTTAGAATTCACACATTCACAGCTAGCATTGAATTCAGAGCATACCTACAGAGTGCGGGCGAGGAATGAAGAGAGAGTCGGAAGCTGGACCCAAACGATGGTTTACTCCACTCATGCAGGTGTTCCTGCTAATATTCAGACTTCGGCGAAAAGCAACGAAATTACAATAACTTGGGACATAGTTGCAGGTGCGTTAAGTTACGATATTGAATTGGATGGGGCAACGATACGTAATATTTCGGATAACCTCTACATCCACAAGAAGCTGGAACCCTTCTCCACCCATAAATATAGGGTAAGAGCTGTAAATGCGGCGGGAGCTGCCGAGTGGAGCAAATACGTATCTGCAACCACTACCTTCGGCAAACCCTCTAATCTGAAGGCCTTAGCCAAGAATACAAGTATTGAACTTACGTGGGATAAGGTAGAGAGTGCGACTGGCTATGATCTCCTGGTAGATGGCGAAGTTCTGAATAATGAAGAATCGTTATCCTATAAGCATACTGGATTAGAACCCTATTCCTGGCATAATTATCGGGTCAGAGCGAAGCAGGGAAGCTTCCTTGGAGAATGGAGCGAACCGCTGACGATTTCAACCGTGCTCGGGATTCCGGGAAACGTAAAGACAGAGACCAAGAGCAATCAAATCCGATTATCCTGGGATTCTGTTAAGGGAGCCACCGGTTATGAAATTGAAGCTGACGGTACAATGATTGACAATGGCAGCAAGATTGCTTTCACACATACCGGTTTGTTGCCTAACACCAAGCACAATTACCGGATACGTGCCAAGAACACTCAGGTCGTCAGTGATTGGAGTGAATGGACTACGATTATCACTGGGGTCACAGCACCGGAGGTACCTAAGAACCTTAGAGGCGATGTTACTGTGAATTCAGTCCAGCTTGTCTGGGATTCAGTGAATGGTGCATCCGGCTATGATTTGGAAGTAGATGGGCAAATAATTTCGAATTTCAATCTGCTGGAATATACACACAGTGGCCTTGAACCCAATACAATGCACGCTTATCGTGTCCGGGCTAAGAATGCAGGAGCCACCAGCGACTGGTCAGAGCTTTTGAAGAAAACAACCACTCCTGCAGTAACGATCAAGCCGGAAAAGGACTCTCCGCTTAATTTTGTAATGATCATCCCTTATAAAAGTGACAAATCCGAGCGCAGAGTTACAGTCACCTATAATGCCAAGGATCTTGAGGTCATGGATCTGCGTGCAGAGACTCCGGAAATGGAGCTTGGGACTGGCAATATTGCAGGGACACCAATCCATGTAATCCAGTTTGAACCGGGAAAAATAGTCTTCAACGTACAAATGAGCAATAAGGCGGCGATGAACACTATTATCTTCACTGCCCTGACTAATCAATTTACTAAAGTAACCTATACCATAGAGTAG
- a CDS encoding MFS transporter → MRDSERGQAALLLAVGGLYLLATVLAGTFLNVYLWKSRQNFAMIGWFTVAQQLAVGLSFWLGGKWVKEHNKMNALRLGIAVSGFFYLLVLWLQGEAVHFIWPLGGVLGLSIGLYWLAFNIVFFEITDAANRDFYNGWMGLLGSLTGIAGPWVSGWMISRWQGGQGYRMVFILSLSIYGVAAVLSFGLRKRPRGEAYLWLESWRELACRRSPWRPVAAALVFQGIREGVFSFLIGLLVYIAAQEESKLGQFALLTSAVSLISYYAAGRWFKPRARLGGMLAGSLLLIAFLLPLLWKVNFTTLLIMGIGTSLCLPLYMLPMLSTSFDLMGVSEESAGKRVEWVVLRELSLMSGRLLGLLIFIAVLSLDQSPQTLTLLMLLLGAAPLGSWVVVRRVLG, encoded by the coding sequence ATGAGAGATTCAGAACGGGGACAGGCGGCGCTGCTGCTAGCTGTAGGCGGGCTATACCTTCTGGCTACAGTGCTTGCAGGGACGTTCCTCAACGTATATCTGTGGAAAAGCCGGCAGAACTTCGCCATGATCGGCTGGTTCACCGTGGCCCAGCAGCTTGCCGTAGGTCTCAGCTTTTGGCTGGGCGGCAAGTGGGTGAAAGAGCATAACAAAATGAATGCCCTGCGGCTGGGAATTGCCGTATCGGGCTTTTTTTATTTGCTGGTGCTGTGGCTGCAAGGAGAAGCAGTGCATTTCATTTGGCCGCTGGGCGGGGTCCTCGGGCTATCCATCGGGCTGTATTGGCTGGCGTTCAATATTGTGTTCTTCGAGATTACGGACGCTGCAAACCGCGATTTCTATAACGGGTGGATGGGTCTGCTGGGTTCCCTGACGGGAATAGCCGGCCCCTGGGTGTCCGGCTGGATGATCTCCCGCTGGCAAGGCGGACAAGGCTACCGCATGGTATTCATACTGTCGCTCTCTATCTATGGGGTGGCTGCTGTGCTCAGCTTCGGGCTGCGCAAACGGCCGCGCGGCGAAGCCTATCTCTGGCTGGAGTCCTGGCGCGAGCTTGCGTGCAGGCGCAGTCCTTGGCGGCCAGTTGCGGCGGCGCTAGTGTTCCAGGGCATCCGGGAAGGCGTATTCTCCTTCCTGATCGGTCTGCTCGTCTACATTGCAGCACAGGAGGAGAGCAAGCTGGGGCAGTTCGCCCTGCTGACCTCGGCCGTCTCTCTGATCAGTTATTATGCGGCCGGCAGATGGTTTAAGCCCCGTGCCCGCCTCGGCGGTATGCTGGCAGGCAGTCTGCTGCTCATCGCCTTCCTTCTTCCGCTGCTGTGGAAGGTGAACTTTACCACCCTCCTAATCATGGGAATCGGGACCTCACTCTGCCTGCCGCTCTACATGCTGCCGATGCTGTCCACCAGCTTCGACCTTATGGGAGTGTCCGAGGAGAGCGCCGGCAAACGCGTGGAATGGGTAGTGCTGAGGGAGCTTAGCCTGATGAGCGGCCGCCTCCTCGGCCTGCTGATCTTCATCGCCGTACTGTCACTGGACCAGTCCCCGCAGACCCTAACTCTGCTCATGCTGCTGTTGGGTGCCGCGCCGCTGGGAAGTTGGGTGGTGGTGCGGAGGGTGCTGGGTTAA
- a CDS encoding DUF350 domain-containing protein has protein sequence MQDNIDLLLEHPLGALLGYFTVAILGLVVFLSFFEMVTKYNCWEEIRKGNVAVAMATGGKIFGICNILRFSIEAGASIYETMKWSLVGFLLLLLAYFLFEFFTPVFSIDEEIAADNRAVGLTAMLLSISLSYVIGAAIF, from the coding sequence GTGCAGGATAATATTGATCTTTTGCTGGAACATCCGCTGGGGGCGCTGCTAGGCTACTTCACTGTCGCCATATTGGGGCTGGTCGTCTTTCTGTCCTTCTTTGAAATGGTGACGAAATACAACTGCTGGGAAGAAATTCGCAAGGGGAATGTAGCCGTAGCTATGGCAACCGGAGGCAAAATCTTCGGAATCTGCAACATCTTACGCTTCAGCATTGAAGCAGGGGCATCGATCTATGAGACGATGAAATGGTCTCTTGTAGGCTTTTTGCTGCTGCTTCTGGCTTACTTCCTGTTCGAGTTTTTTACTCCGGTCTTTTCAATTGATGAAGAGATTGCTGCGGATAACCGGGCCGTAGGACTGACAGCCATGCTGCTCTCCATATCCTTGTCCTATGTTATCGGCGCGGCCATATTCTGA
- a CDS encoding endonuclease MutS2, translated as MDDKILHTLEYRKILNKLMQYTQTPMGRLTAELLKPSGDFEGVKKLLQATDEAVNVDRLKGIPSFGGVTDIRPALKRASIGGMLGTAELLAVGNTIGGARRVKRFIHAMHDDESVPTLFAQSDLLSEQKPVEDAIRMCIDENADVMDSASTELAALRRELRGGETRIREKLDSMIRSSSVSKMLQDQLVTIRGDRFVIPVKAEYRAHFGGIVHDQSGSGATLFIEPESIVAMNNKLRETRLREEREIEIILHRLTALVGDIAEEMAYDIDILGGLDFIFAKARLARDLKATQPRMNDRGYLRLRKGRHPLIPAEQVVPLDVELGNDYRSIIVTGPNTGGKTVTLKTIGLLSLMAMSGLFIPAEEGSQLCVFDAIYADIGDEQSIEQSLSTFSSHMTNIISILKRMTPKSLILLDEVGAGTDPAEGSALAIAILENIHRTESRMVATTHYSELKAYAYERAGVINASMEFDVQSLSPTYRLLVGVPGRSNAFAIAERLGMPSAILEHARGEVKEEDMRVEHMIASLEENRLTAENERIRAEEIRREAEEFRKRQQQELEKLEGSRDKRLEKAEKDASELLAKARKEAEEIIVGLRRLALEEGASVKEHKLIEARRRLDEAEPAPRKKAVPRSTVKAPRKIQPGDEVKVANVNQKGLVVELSGTKEAVVQFGIMKMKVNLSDLEFLASAPDAPPPALRRATTVKRTRDENIRNELDLRGANLEEAIMETDRFIDEAFLGNLGQISIIHGKGTGVLRTGIQEYLRKHKHVKSYRLGNYNEGGAGVTVAELE; from the coding sequence TTGGACGACAAAATTTTGCATACGCTTGAATATCGCAAGATTTTAAATAAATTGATGCAGTATACGCAGACGCCGATGGGACGGCTGACCGCCGAGCTCCTGAAGCCTTCCGGTGATTTCGAAGGGGTGAAGAAGCTCCTGCAGGCTACGGATGAGGCGGTAAATGTTGACCGGTTGAAGGGAATTCCTTCATTCGGCGGCGTGACCGATATCCGGCCTGCGCTGAAGCGTGCATCAATTGGCGGAATGCTGGGTACGGCAGAGCTGCTTGCGGTAGGTAACACGATTGGCGGGGCCCGCAGGGTGAAGCGGTTCATTCATGCCATGCATGACGATGAGAGCGTTCCTACCCTCTTTGCACAGAGTGATCTGCTGTCGGAGCAGAAGCCTGTTGAAGATGCCATCCGCATGTGTATTGACGAGAACGCCGATGTAATGGATTCGGCGAGCACGGAGCTTGCCGCCCTCCGCCGCGAGCTGCGCGGGGGAGAGACACGTATCCGTGAGAAGCTGGATTCGATGATCCGCTCGTCTTCGGTCTCGAAGATGCTCCAGGATCAGCTTGTGACGATCCGTGGTGACCGGTTCGTCATTCCGGTCAAGGCTGAGTACCGGGCCCACTTCGGCGGTATTGTGCACGACCAGTCGGGCTCAGGGGCAACACTGTTCATTGAGCCGGAATCCATTGTGGCGATGAATAACAAGCTGCGGGAGACGCGGCTGCGCGAAGAACGCGAGATCGAGATCATCCTGCACCGGCTCACTGCGCTGGTCGGTGATATTGCCGAGGAGATGGCGTATGATATCGACATTCTCGGCGGGCTGGACTTCATCTTCGCCAAAGCGCGTCTGGCACGCGACCTGAAGGCTACCCAGCCGCGGATGAATGACCGCGGATACCTGCGCCTGCGCAAGGGCCGCCATCCGCTCATTCCGGCGGAGCAGGTTGTGCCGCTGGATGTGGAGCTGGGTAATGATTACCGCTCCATCATCGTGACCGGACCGAATACGGGCGGGAAGACCGTGACCCTGAAGACGATTGGCCTGCTCAGCCTGATGGCGATGTCGGGTCTCTTCATACCGGCCGAGGAAGGCAGCCAGCTGTGTGTCTTCGATGCGATCTACGCCGATATTGGCGATGAGCAGAGCATTGAGCAGAGCCTCAGTACCTTCTCCAGCCATATGACGAATATTATATCCATTCTCAAGCGGATGACACCGAAGAGCCTGATACTGCTCGATGAGGTCGGTGCAGGAACAGATCCGGCCGAAGGCTCCGCACTGGCGATAGCAATTCTGGAGAATATTCACCGGACGGAATCCCGGATGGTTGCCACTACACATTATAGTGAACTCAAGGCATACGCTTATGAACGGGCAGGCGTTATTAATGCCAGCATGGAATTCGATGTGCAGAGCCTGAGTCCTACTTACCGGCTGCTGGTCGGTGTTCCTGGACGAAGCAATGCGTTCGCCATTGCTGAACGCCTCGGGATGCCAAGTGCGATCCTTGAGCATGCGCGCGGTGAAGTGAAGGAAGAAGATATGCGTGTTGAGCATATGATTGCCTCCCTTGAGGAGAACCGGCTTACCGCAGAGAACGAACGCATACGGGCGGAAGAGATCCGCCGCGAAGCGGAGGAATTCCGCAAGCGGCAGCAGCAGGAGCTGGAGAAGCTGGAGGGCTCACGCGACAAGCGTCTCGAGAAGGCAGAGAAGGATGCCAGCGAACTTCTGGCCAAGGCACGGAAGGAAGCCGAGGAGATTATCGTTGGCCTCCGCCGCCTGGCGCTGGAGGAAGGCGCATCCGTCAAGGAGCATAAGCTGATTGAAGCCCGCCGCCGGCTGGATGAAGCTGAGCCTGCACCGCGCAAGAAGGCTGTGCCGCGCAGCACGGTCAAGGCGCCGCGCAAGATTCAGCCGGGGGATGAAGTTAAGGTAGCGAATGTGAATCAGAAGGGCCTTGTGGTTGAGCTGAGCGGTACCAAGGAGGCTGTTGTTCAGTTCGGCATCATGAAGATGAAGGTCAATCTGAGTGATCTGGAATTCCTGGCCTCCGCACCGGATGCTCCTCCGCCGGCTCTGCGCAGGGCGACAACGGTCAAGCGTACACGCGATGAGAATATCCGTAATGAGCTTGATTTGCGCGGTGCGAACCTGGAGGAAGCCATCATGGAGACCGACCGCTTCATCGACGAAGCTTTTCTCGGCAATCTGGGGCAGATCTCCATTATCCACGGCAAGGGGACGGGAGTCCTGCGGACAGGAATTCAGGAATATCTCCGCAAGCATAAGCATGTCAAAAGCTATCGGCTCGGGAACTATAATGAAGGCGGCGCGGGTGTGACGGTAGCTGAACTGGAGTAG
- a CDS encoding phage holin family protein, translated as MRFLGHVVRFIVAAIVLMVVGWIVPQFTVGGFWSAFMLALVIALLGWVVEGIFGKKTTPFGRGIVGFLVSALVIWIAQFVVSGVSVSVLGALLAALVIGIIDLFLPVSTPFEAGK; from the coding sequence TTGAGATTCTTAGGTCATGTAGTACGGTTCATAGTCGCAGCAATCGTGCTGATGGTGGTCGGCTGGATTGTTCCGCAGTTCACGGTCGGGGGATTCTGGAGCGCATTCATGCTTGCTCTGGTGATCGCTCTGCTCGGCTGGGTCGTTGAAGGTATTTTCGGCAAAAAAACAACGCCCTTCGGACGCGGTATCGTCGGCTTCCTGGTCAGCGCCCTGGTCATCTGGATTGCCCAGTTCGTCGTCAGCGGAGTCAGTGTCTCGGTGCTTGGTGCCCTGCTTGCCGCACTGGTCATCGGGATCATCGACCTCTTCCTGCCGGTCTCCACTCCGTTTGAAGCAGGCAAATAA
- a CDS encoding GGDEF domain-containing protein — MQSVERWHRRILYGYWIIVLCLLLPQFLYMLYSRSDKMQTIFSPGNGHLFIVCNVMIILTMASAEVWLRRSLRYHKQSVVVCSFMVSYLMYFVLEPYVDGAQMTLMMPIMLALIYFDQRLLYSLGAFSIAFYAGVYFGLERPLLGKPLLEFVLVECVYVVFALTAQAVILRGRETRDYLEQLTKSEQELMVERAISDKLLKIDALTGLYNHKTFHEYLDSLLEQCESNGLRLQLALMDIDNFKQVNDRYGHWVGDLVLKEVAAKMGSLIGLNDFAARYGGEEFAVIFTDKSLQEAYAAVEQMRISIAAMCHPYAGNKPITVSIGLCHYQLGDGKELLFRKTDDSLYTAKRSGKNAVVTSVVSSVKEHKLTENPQIPI; from the coding sequence TTGCAAAGTGTAGAGAGATGGCACCGGAGAATACTATATGGCTACTGGATCATCGTACTCTGTCTGCTGCTCCCCCAGTTCCTGTATATGCTGTACTCCCGTTCTGATAAGATGCAGACGATATTCAGTCCCGGCAACGGGCATCTATTCATAGTCTGCAATGTGATGATTATCCTGACTATGGCTTCTGCCGAGGTCTGGCTGCGCCGCTCGCTCCGTTATCATAAGCAGTCGGTTGTGGTCTGCAGCTTCATGGTTTCCTATCTGATGTATTTTGTGCTGGAGCCTTATGTAGACGGTGCGCAGATGACGCTGATGATGCCGATTATGCTGGCCCTCATCTATTTCGACCAGCGGCTGCTGTATTCGCTTGGGGCATTCAGTATTGCATTCTACGCAGGGGTCTATTTTGGGCTTGAGCGGCCGCTGCTTGGCAAACCGCTGCTGGAGTTTGTGCTGGTGGAGTGTGTGTATGTTGTCTTTGCCCTGACGGCGCAGGCCGTGATCCTCCGTGGCCGCGAGACGCGCGATTATCTGGAGCAGCTGACCAAGTCGGAGCAGGAGCTGATGGTGGAGCGGGCGATCTCGGACAAGCTGCTGAAGATAGATGCGCTTACCGGCCTGTACAACCACAAGACGTTCCATGAATACCTGGATTCGCTGCTGGAGCAGTGTGAGAGCAACGGACTGAGGCTGCAGCTGGCGTTAATGGACATCGATAATTTCAAGCAGGTCAATGACAGATATGGACACTGGGTGGGCGATCTTGTGCTCAAAGAGGTGGCGGCCAAGATGGGCAGCCTGATCGGGTTGAATGACTTCGCGGCAAGGTATGGCGGGGAAGAATTCGCAGTGATTTTTACGGATAAAAGCTTGCAGGAAGCCTATGCTGCCGTCGAGCAAATGCGTATCAGCATTGCTGCCATGTGCCATCCGTATGCCGGGAACAAACCCATTACGGTCAGCATCGGACTGTGTCACTACCAGCTTGGAGACGGCAAGGAGCTGCTGTTCCGCAAGACAGACGATTCGCTGTATACGGCCAAGCGCAGCGGGAAAAATGCAGTAGTGACCTCTGTGGTCTCTTCCGTTAAAGAGCATAAACTTACAGAAAACCCCCAAATTCCGATATAG
- a CDS encoding cupredoxin domain-containing protein: MIRKSAILCSIIFALLLTACGGNTSNSDSANNAAAGSNLTAEEELVITATNYSFDQPEYHLKKGVPVKIIFENESGNHGILIPEMKLRLDAKNSSEVVLPEEAGTYEMTCAIMCGSGHSGMTAKIIVE, from the coding sequence ATGATCAGGAAGTCGGCTATTCTGTGTTCTATTATATTTGCGCTTCTGCTAACGGCCTGCGGAGGTAACACGAGCAATTCTGACAGCGCTAACAATGCTGCTGCCGGGAGCAATCTGACGGCGGAGGAAGAACTCGTCATCACGGCGACCAACTATAGCTTTGACCAGCCGGAATACCATTTGAAAAAGGGCGTCCCTGTCAAAATCATTTTCGAAAATGAGAGCGGCAATCACGGCATACTGATCCCGGAGATGAAGCTGCGCCTGGACGCCAAGAATTCCTCTGAGGTGGTCCTTCCCGAGGAAGCCGGAACCTACGAGATGACCTGTGCCATCATGTGTGGCTCCGGCCATAGTGGAATGACTGCCAAGATTATTGTGGAGTAA
- a CDS encoding sugar ABC transporter permease — MQLQKELKEPEAVPAAGGSRLRTLFGKMDMRAYTMIGALILIWVLFGVLNPTFLTSRNLSNLFTQMSVTSILAIGMVLVIVAGHIDLSVGSIVGLTGGMAAILSNWLELPAIVVILGTVTAGAVLGLLQGWLVAYKMIPAFIVTLGGMMVFRGVLMGVTESMTIPVSDPVLALLGNAYFASGFGIILGVLAVVLLLWSAFTKRRSRKKYGFAVAPLGMDIFKVAGLSLLVVVFVALMNNYKGIPFPIIFVIVLAAIFYFLSTKTTFGRHIYAIGGNIEAARLSGINIKRKTMLVFILSGLLGSIAAIVLTSRLASATITAGNMAEMDAIAACVIGGTSLMGGAGTVIGALIGALVMTSLDNGMSLMGLESFWQYVVKGSILVIAVWLDISGRSKGVK; from the coding sequence ATGCAGCTGCAAAAAGAGCTTAAGGAACCTGAAGCGGTTCCGGCCGCCGGAGGATCGCGCTTGCGTACCCTGTTCGGCAAAATGGATATGCGTGCCTATACGATGATTGGCGCATTAATTCTGATCTGGGTGTTGTTCGGTGTGCTGAATCCGACCTTCCTGACCTCGCGGAACCTGTCCAATCTGTTCACGCAGATGTCGGTGACTTCTATTCTGGCCATCGGCATGGTGCTGGTTATCGTGGCGGGCCATATCGATCTGTCCGTCGGCTCCATCGTCGGCTTGACCGGCGGGATGGCGGCGATTCTCAGCAATTGGCTGGAGCTGCCCGCAATTGTGGTCATTCTCGGTACCGTGACCGCCGGTGCGGTGCTGGGTCTGCTTCAGGGCTGGTTGGTCGCCTATAAAATGATCCCCGCCTTCATCGTCACCCTGGGCGGGATGATGGTGTTCCGGGGGGTGCTGATGGGCGTGACAGAATCGATGACCATTCCGGTGTCCGATCCGGTGCTGGCGCTGCTCGGCAATGCCTATTTTGCCTCAGGCTTCGGCATTATTCTGGGCGTACTCGCGGTGGTCCTGCTGCTCTGGAGCGCATTCACGAAGCGCCGCTCGCGCAAAAAATACGGGTTCGCCGTGGCCCCGCTGGGCATGGACATCTTCAAGGTAGCAGGGCTGTCGCTACTAGTGGTTGTCTTCGTAGCCTTGATGAACAATTACAAAGGAATTCCGTTCCCGATCATCTTCGTCATTGTGCTGGCGGCCATCTTCTACTTCCTGTCCACCAAGACGACCTTCGGCCGCCATATCTACGCCATAGGTGGCAATATCGAGGCTGCGCGGCTCTCGGGCATCAACATCAAACGAAAGACGATGCTGGTCTTCATCCTCAGCGGCCTGCTCGGCTCCATCGCCGCCATCGTGCTGACCTCCCGCCTGGCCTCGGCGACCATTACCGCAGGCAATATGGCCGAGATGGACGCCATTGCCGCCTGTGTGATCGGCGGTACCTCGCTGATGGGCGGAGCCGGAACGGTCATTGGCGCGCTCATCGGGGCGCTGGTTATGACCTCGCTCGATAACGGCATGTCGCTGATGGGACTGGAATCGTTCTGGCAGTATGTAGTCAAAGGCTCAATCCTGGTCATCGCCGTCTGGCTGGACATTTCAGGCCGCAGCAAGGGTGTGAAGTAA